The following proteins are co-located in the Bradyrhizobium sp. AZCC 2176 genome:
- a CDS encoding DUF4118 domain-containing protein → MVDADSKLQRDITPASDADPLFGPATSELMRYLASIAMTVAATVVAVGVDTKLTIPNLSLVFVIPVIVAGLSLGLGPSLCSAMLGALAFNFFLTEPRYSLAVDDAANIWAIGLLFVVGLIVSGVAFTSRQRATEAARLRGQTTVLQGYGRDVVAAENTKAIVSITSQALAALFQVPVVVMLVSEGTVVSLERVGDVEPQEAELEAARSSLATGTVMRGDVYPNLASRFDFWPVETAEGPNAVIGLAFDPDERPAAPDTLVNIVVRVLALVLDRQHARVRRDARPAS, encoded by the coding sequence ATGGTCGATGCTGACTCGAAGCTGCAGCGGGACATCACACCGGCATCCGATGCCGATCCCCTTTTTGGCCCGGCAACTTCGGAGTTGATGCGTTACCTCGCTTCAATTGCAATGACCGTCGCCGCGACGGTCGTGGCCGTCGGTGTCGACACCAAGCTGACCATCCCCAACCTGTCCCTGGTGTTTGTCATTCCAGTGATTGTCGCAGGCCTTAGCCTCGGCCTAGGTCCGTCACTCTGTTCGGCGATGCTTGGCGCTCTGGCCTTCAATTTTTTCCTGACTGAGCCCCGCTACTCGCTGGCCGTCGACGACGCGGCGAACATCTGGGCGATTGGACTGCTGTTTGTCGTCGGTCTCATCGTGAGTGGCGTTGCCTTCACCTCGCGCCAGAGGGCGACCGAGGCGGCACGGTTGAGAGGGCAGACAACTGTGCTGCAAGGCTATGGCCGCGACGTCGTCGCGGCCGAGAATACGAAGGCGATCGTCTCAATCACGTCCCAAGCTCTTGCAGCGCTCTTCCAGGTTCCTGTCGTCGTGATGCTCGTTTCGGAAGGCACGGTGGTTTCCCTCGAGAGAGTCGGCGACGTAGAACCCCAAGAGGCCGAGTTAGAGGCAGCGCGATCGTCCCTGGCGACTGGAACTGTCATGCGCGGCGACGTTTACCCGAACCTGGCCTCGCGCTTTGACTTTTGGCCCGTGGAGACGGCCGAAGGCCCGAATGCCGTCATCGGACTAGCATTCGATCCGGACGAACGTCCTGCGGCACCGGATACGCTGGTCAACATCGTCGTGCGGGTCTTGGCCCTGGTGCTTGACCGCCAACACGCACGGGTTAGACGCGATGCTCGGCCCGCAAGTTGA
- the corA gene encoding magnesium/cobalt transporter CorA, translating to MSVVAAYLYRSGKKAKAVSLDEPIDCRGKSEFVWIGLFEPSKRELEQLEKNYGLHPLAIEDAFKANQIPKVDVYGDQLFVMTRTAHLEHDRIAYGETAIFVGKNFIISVRHGSARAHSELRAQLEAAPSLLGQGPDYVLHAILDFIVDGYLPVVETIEERVLAMEQSALDSFLSRAEVKRIFGLRQELIRFKRIIGPMTEVCGRLVHLDTPCLDANARPYFQDVLDHVRRVDAMVSSLRDVLTSVFEVSNLLEQQRQGVITRQLAAWAAILAVPTAIAGIYGMNFENMPELKTQYGYFVVVGIIALLCTVLYLRFKRARWL from the coding sequence GTGAGCGTCGTGGCAGCCTACCTGTATCGGAGTGGCAAAAAAGCAAAAGCCGTTTCATTGGATGAGCCCATCGATTGCAGGGGCAAATCCGAGTTTGTCTGGATCGGATTGTTCGAACCTTCGAAACGAGAGCTTGAGCAGCTTGAGAAGAATTACGGGCTTCATCCTCTTGCGATTGAGGACGCATTCAAAGCGAACCAAATACCGAAGGTTGATGTCTATGGCGACCAACTGTTTGTAATGACGCGCACCGCTCATCTCGAGCACGATCGTATAGCCTACGGCGAAACCGCAATTTTTGTCGGGAAGAATTTCATCATTTCGGTCCGGCATGGCTCGGCACGGGCGCATAGCGAGCTCCGCGCGCAACTCGAAGCGGCGCCTAGCCTGCTGGGCCAAGGCCCGGACTACGTTCTCCACGCCATCCTCGACTTTATCGTTGATGGCTATCTTCCGGTTGTCGAAACGATCGAGGAACGCGTTCTCGCCATGGAGCAAAGCGCTCTCGACAGCTTCCTCAGCCGCGCAGAGGTCAAGCGAATCTTCGGCCTGCGCCAAGAACTGATCCGATTTAAGCGGATCATCGGCCCCATGACGGAGGTCTGCGGCCGGCTCGTACACCTCGATACGCCGTGCCTCGACGCCAACGCCCGTCCTTATTTCCAGGACGTCCTGGACCACGTGCGACGGGTCGATGCGATGGTAAGTTCCTTGCGGGACGTCCTGACTTCGGTTTTTGAGGTAAGCAATCTACTGGAGCAGCAGCGTCAGGGCGTGATCACGCGGCAGTTGGCCGCCTGGGCTGCGATCCTGGCCGTACCCACCGCGATTGCCGGGATTTATGGCATGAATTTCGAAAATATGCCCGAGTTGAAGACTCAATACGGCTACTTCGTCGTCGTTGGCATTATCGCTCTGCTTTGCACTGTGCTTTACCTGCGTTTCAAACGCGCGCGATGGCTCTGA